A genomic segment from Aegilops tauschii subsp. strangulata cultivar AL8/78 chromosome 1, Aet v6.0, whole genome shotgun sequence encodes:
- the LOC109766110 gene encoding GDSL esterase/lipase At1g28640-like isoform X1 — MILLGCEPQLLALYQSGDHDPASGCIRPLNDLAELHNRTLNGMLRELRRAHPGTAILYVDLYDAVADLIASPRKYGTHHAPAIISHRQLIISFLLTSSSPSVSGFRDEPLAACCGAYNFNMTAFCGAAGTAACADPSEYVSWDGVHFTEAANRHTACATLKTNSPALLDSWTAEARQRIGCA; from the coding sequence ATGATACTGCTCGGCTGCGAGCCACAGCTGCTCGCCCTCTACCAGAGCGGCGACCACGACCCGGCGTCCGGCTGCATCAGGCCGCTCAACGACCTCGCCGAGCTGCACAACCGCACGCTGAACGGCATGCTCCGAGAGCTCCGGCGAGCGCACCCGGGGACGGCCATCCTCTACGTCGACCTCTACGACGCCGTCGCCGACCTCATCGCGTCGCCCCGGAAATATGGTACGCACCACGCACCAGCAATCATCAGCCACCGGCAGCTAATCATCAGCTTTCTCCTGACCTCGTCTTCTCCGTCGGTCTCAGGGTTCAGGGATGAGCCGCTGGCGGCGTGTTGCGGCGCGTACAACTTCAACATGACGGCGTTCTGCGGCGCGGCCGGGACGGCGGCGTGCGCCGACCCGTCCGAGTACGTGTCATGGGACGGAGTGCACTTCACGGAGGCCGCCAATAGGCACACGGCCTGCGCCACGTTGAAGACCAACTCGCCTGCTCTGCTCGACTCGTGGACGGCGGAGGCGAGACAAAGGATTGGGTGCGCCTAA
- the LOC109766109 gene encoding disease resistance protein RGA5 encodes MEAALVTVSTGVMKPLLSKLFKLLLDEHRKLKGIRRDAKFIGDELRSMKAALEVLADEEQLEPPMRIWRDDVRELSYDMEDCIDGFVAHVDHELDGRTMLKKFVDMLKKPKHRYQAASEIGKLKARATEASERHKRYNIIRPTPCISTCAIDPRLPALYAEVDELVGIDGPKDDIIDWFQWEATSTQPQVLSIVGSGGLGKTTLAKQVYHALESQFSCAAFVSVSRNPDMRKILRDIAQGVGFTDSPPDDDVQQLISKLRQHLKDERYFIVIDDVWSTDVWETIRLVLLNNNNHGSRIITTTRNTEVASCCSSGGGHVYKMEPLTFDDSKRLFFRRAFGPENLCHPHLEKVSNDILRKCSGLPLAIITVSSLLADQHEDEWKRVLAAIGSALAKDSGADKMTKILSLSYFDLPHHLRACLLYLSIFPEDSAIWKRHLIHKWIAEGFIHEKQGRNRYEIGESYFNELINRSLIQPVGATFSQVESCQVHDIILDFITCKAAEENFVTKFSDVEDGQNSCYSVRRLFVGNNSNEKVAISAPILSHVRSLIIYAHAPQVSLLAFPVLHVLDLGKCWWLEEHHVANIEKLLLLKYLSLANVTLLPKKIGELQYLETLDITNTRILEMPLAVTSLQRLASLNVHYHIRFPDGMIGKMQSLEELEAFGVHSYEQGKPLEEFSQLTKMWRLKVQLGMFELWEGTGQIEDLHGYLGTLVSSCNLRRLNISKLSSNVLAVKTYFPLSLESWCPTTPCSLQELHITYCFIDKVPNWMSLLRNLRELEIYVVSVRPEDVRILGSIPTLLILKLKTFSSTDGRILIHGFSNLKYFHLELLHCGTSLEFEEGSMPRLEHLELEFRVHQMDCLNGSPNFGIQHLSALRKVEVCILCNFGNRDNPLAGLECCFGKFIGMIIEADIEALPNCSSFLLQYGNVPFGNVACEHYTKIVETDCEKEDEAGRGKVGSAGAPHWHVGENYFRMSFG; translated from the exons ATGGAGGCTGCTCTTGTCACCGTTTCCACGGGGGTGATGAAGCCCCTCCTGTCCAAGCTCTTCAAGCTGCTGCTGGACGAGCACCGGAAGCTCAAAGGCATCCGCCGTGACGCCAAGTTCATAGGAGACGAGCTTCGCAGCATGAAGGCTGCACTGGAGGTGCTTGCGGATGAAGAACAACTTGAACCTCCGATGAGAATTTGGCGGGATGATGTCCGTGAGCTTTCCTATGACATGGAAGATTGCATTGATGGCTTCGTGGCTCATGTCGACCATGAGCTCGATGGACGTACCATGCTCAAGAAGTTCGTTGACATGTTGAAGAAGCCCAAACATCGCTATCAGGCTGCTAGTGAGATAGGTAAACTCAAGGCCCGTGCAACTGAGGCAAGCGAGAGGCACAAGAGGTATAATATCATCCGGCCAACACCTTGCATTAGCACTTGTGCCATTGACCCCCGGCTGCCGGCGCTTTACGCGGAGGTTGATGAACTTGTTGGCATTGATGGTCCTAAGGACGATATCATCGACTGGTTTCAGTGGGAGGCTACTTCTACGCAGCCTCAAGTGCTGTCTATTGTTGGTTCTGGTGGTCTTGGTAAGACTACTCTAGCAAAGCAAGTCTATCATGCATTGGAAAGCCAATTTTCATGTGCAGCTTTTGTGTCGGTTTCTCGAAATCCTGATATGAGAAAGATTCTAAGAGATATTGCTCAAGGAGTGGGGTTCACAGACAGCCCACCGGATGATGATGTGCAACAATTGATCAGTAAACTCAGGCAGCATCTTAAAGACGAAAG GTACTTTATTGTAATTGATGATGTGTGGAGCACGGACGTATGGGAAACTatcaggcttgtattattgaatAATAATAACCATGGGAGTAGAATTATCACTACAACACGTAATACTGAAGTCGCATCATGTTGTTCTTCGGGTGGTGGTCATGTTTATAAAATGGAACCCCTTACGTTTGATGACTCTAAAAGGTTGTTTTTTAGAAGAGCATTTGGTCCTGAGAATTTATGCCATCCTCATCTGGAAAAGGTCTCTAATGACATATTAAGAAAATGTTCTGGCCTACCATTGGCTATTATTACTGTGTCTAGTTTGTTGGCTGATCAGCATGAAGATGAATGGAAGAGAGTGTTAGCTGCTATTGGTTCTGCACTTGCAAAAGATTCTGGTGCTGATAAGATGACAAAGATATTATCTCTGAGCTACTTTGATCTTCCTCACCATCTGAGAGCCTGTTTGTTGTACTTGAGTATATTTCCAGAAGATTCTGCTATCTGGAAACGACATTTGATACATAAATGGATTGCTGAAGGATTCATTCATGAGAAACAAGGGCGAAATCGATATGAAATAGGTGAGAGTTATTTTAACGAGCTCATTAATAGAAGCTTGATCCAACCGGTTGGTGCAACATTTAGCCAGGTAGAGTCATGCCAAGTTCATGATATCATTCTGGATTTCATCACATGCAAAGCTGCCGAAGAGAACTTTGTCACTAAATTCAGTGATGTAGAGGATGGGCAAAATTCATGTTACAGTGTCCGGAGGCTTTTTGTCGGAAATAACAGTAATGAAAAGGTTGCCATATCAGCCCCGATTCTCTCTCATGTTCGGTCGCTCATTATATATGCGCATGCCCCTCAAGTTTCTTTGTTGGCTTTCCCAGTTCTTCATGTCTTGGACCTAGGAAAGTGCTGGTGGTTAGAAGAGCACCATGTTGCAAATATTGAAAAGCTACTTCTTCTGAAGTATCTGAGTCTTGCAAATGTTACGCTCCTCCccaaaaaaattggagaactgcaGTATTTGGAAACACTGGACATAACAAATACCAGAATTCTAGAAATGCCATTGGCTGTTACAAGCCTCCAACGGCTGGCCAGTCTAAATGTTCATTACCACATTAGATTTCCGGATGGAATGATTGGTAAGATGCAAAGCTTGGAAGAGCTAGAGGCGTTCGGTGTCCACTCCTATGAACAAGGGAAGCCACTAGAAGAATTCAGCCAGCTAACCAAGATGTGGAGGTTGAAAGTACAGCTGGGGATGTTTGAATTGTGGGAAGGAACAGGTCAAATTGAGGACCTTCACGGTTACTTGGGAACATTAGTATCTTCATGCAACCTTCGTCGTCTAAATATATCCAAGCTAAGCTCGAACGTCTTAGCTGTCAAAACTTACTTTCCACTGTCACTGGAGTCGTGGTGTCCGACTACTCCCTGCAGCCTTCAGGAGCTTCACATAACATACTGTTTCATTGACAAGGTTCCAAACTGGATGAGCTTGCTCCGCAATCTTAGAGAATTAGAAATCTATGTCGTCAGTGTGAGACCAGAAGATGTTAGGATCCTTGGGTCAATACCAACTTTGCTTATCCTCAAACTAAAGACTTTCAGTAGCACTGATGGAAGAATTCTCATTCATGGGTTCagcaatttgaaatatttccattTGGAACTCCTTCATTGTGGGACCTCACTGGAGTTTGAAGAGGGATCAATGCCAAGGCTTGAGCACCTGGAGCTGGAGTTCCGTGTGCATCAGATGGATTGCCTGAATGGTTCTCCCAATTTCGGTATCCAACACCTCTCTGCCCTCCGCAAAGTTGAGGTCTGTATTTTGTGCAACTTTGGCAATAGAGACAATCCGTTGGCAGGTTTAGAATGCTGCTTTGGCAAATTCATTGGAATGATTATTGAAGCTGACATCGAGGCGCTTCCCAATTGTTCCAGTTTCCTTTTACAATATGGAAATGTACCATTCGGAAACGTGGCCTGCGAACATTACACAAAAATT GTGGAGACAGACTGTGAGAAGGAAGATGAAGCAGGACGAGGAAAAGTTGGGAGTGCAGGAGCACCCCACTGGCATGTGGGAGAAAATTACTTTCGAATGTCATTTGGTTAA
- the LOC109766110 gene encoding GDSL esterase/lipase At1g28640-like isoform X2 has translation MILLGCEPQLLALYQSGDHDPASGCIRPLNDLAELHNRTLNGMLRELRRAHPGTAILYVDLYDAVADLIASPRKYGFRDEPLAACCGAYNFNMTAFCGAAGTAACADPSEYVSWDGVHFTEAANRHTACATLKTNSPALLDSWTAEARQRIGCA, from the exons ATGATACTGCTCGGCTGCGAGCCACAGCTGCTCGCCCTCTACCAGAGCGGCGACCACGACCCGGCGTCCGGCTGCATCAGGCCGCTCAACGACCTCGCCGAGCTGCACAACCGCACGCTGAACGGCATGCTCCGAGAGCTCCGGCGAGCGCACCCGGGGACGGCCATCCTCTACGTCGACCTCTACGACGCCGTCGCCGACCTCATCGCGTCGCCCCGGAAATATG GGTTCAGGGATGAGCCGCTGGCGGCGTGTTGCGGCGCGTACAACTTCAACATGACGGCGTTCTGCGGCGCGGCCGGGACGGCGGCGTGCGCCGACCCGTCCGAGTACGTGTCATGGGACGGAGTGCACTTCACGGAGGCCGCCAATAGGCACACGGCCTGCGCCACGTTGAAGACCAACTCGCCTGCTCTGCTCGACTCGTGGACGGCGGAGGCGAGACAAAGGATTGGGTGCGCCTAA